The Miscanthus floridulus cultivar M001 chromosome 17, ASM1932011v1, whole genome shotgun sequence genome has a window encoding:
- the LOC136518595 gene encoding LOW QUALITY PROTEIN: uncharacterized protein (The sequence of the model RefSeq protein was modified relative to this genomic sequence to represent the inferred CDS: inserted 2 bases in 1 codon) — MPMPPPPRKDFPAFPFAPYPIQSEFMSFLYAALSSGPGALALLESPTGTGKTLSIICSALQWLLDHRDAAATAPALPSGAAGPGGDDDEPDWLRDFTPLPPVKESTKKKSKPPALRKTVVSRKPDGFGEEDGGDDEREFLLEEYESDSEDVARRGVGKRAHCXGGSSSSEGEELDEEEDEEEVTPKVYFTSRTHSQLSQFVGELKRTEFAGRIRTVCLGSRKNLCINKDVLKMGSANRINERCLELQKNKKSTKVKLEDDKRKVRPAKRSCGCPMLRSRSLQKEFRSEVSNQGALDIEDLARIGKKIGTCPYYGSRDMVRSADLVVLPYQSLLLKSARESLGLNLKNSVVVIDEAHNLADSLTNMYNSKITSSQLKTVLSHLDEYLNRFHNVVGAANRRYIQTLTVLTRSFIRVLINNQDGASTMSSMTINQFLFSLDIDNINIVKLCQFVKESNIIHKVSGYANKLTSIENQFDLRLHDEGSSIACFQALVDFICSLLNGNDDGRIIVAKQKLGGQPDEAYLKFVMLCADKIFSEVTRDAYAVILAGGTLQPIEETRLRLCPSLPPTDIKFFTCNHIVPPESILPIAVTRGPSGMTFDFSYNSRSSPSMIEELGRFICNIITVVPEGVVMFFSSYDYERRVYDAWMTAGTISKISKKKHVFREPRNSADVEAVLNKYKETIESCSKISQDTGVSGALLLAVVGGKISEGINFSNGMGRCVIMVGLPYPSPSDVELIETIKHIESISSSFLVGDDKASSRKYDDECELQPGYDILRKCTRGGREYYENLCMKAVNQSIGRAIRHINDYAAMLLVDSRYAQTSSTKNFSCPTDKLPQWIKARLSCAQNYGEVHRSLHQFFKFNKQKC; from the exons ATgccaatgccgccgccgccgcggaagGACTTCCCGGCGTTTCCATTCGCGCCGTACCCGATCCAGTCGGAATTCATGTCGTTCCTCTACGCCGCCCTCTCCTCTGGCCCCGGCGCCCTCGCCCTCCTCGAGAGCCCTACAG GCACTGGCAAGACGCTCAGCATCATCTGCAGTGCGCTGCAGTGGCTCCTCGACCACCGCGACGCCGCCGCCACGGCACCGGCCCTCCCCAGCGGCGCCGCTGGCCCCGGGGGTGACGACGACGAGCCCGACTGGTTGCGTGATTTCACACCGCTGCCGCCGGTTAAAGAGAGCACGAAGAAGAAATCGAAGCCTCCCGCCTTGAGGAAAACAGTGGTTTCACGGAAACCAGACGGATTTGGGGAGGAAGACGGCGGCGACGACGAGCGGGAGTTCCTACTCGAGGAGTATGAGAGCGACAGCGAAGACGTCGCGAGACGGGGTGTAGGGAAACGAGCACATTG CGGTGGTAGCAGTAGTAGCGAGGGCGAGGAGCTggatgaggaagaggacgaggaggaggtgacGCCCAAGGTTTACTTCACAAGCCGCACGCACTCGCAGCTCTCTCAGTTCGTCGGGGAGCTCAAGAGGACGGAGTTCGCGGGGCGGATCAGGACGGTGTGCTTGGGCTCCAGGAAGAACTTATGCATCAACAAGG ATGTTCTGAAGATGGGCAGTGCAAACCGGATTAATGAGAGGTGCTTGGAACTGCAGAAGAACAAGAAGAGCACCAAAGTTAAG CTTGAGGATGATAAACGAAAGGTGCGCCCAGCAAAGCGCTCTTGTGGCTGCCCGATGTTAAGAAGTAGAAGTCTACAGAAAGAGTTCAGGAGCGAAGTGTCAAACCAAGGTGCATTAGACATCGAGGATTTGGCACGAATAGGGAAGAAGATTGGAACTTGTCCCTACTATGGTTCGCGAGACATGGTCCGCTCAGCTGACCTTGTAGTCCTTCCTTATCAATCTTTGTTACTCAAGTCTGCTAGAGAATCACTTGGCCTTAATCTGAAGAACAGTGTTGTCGTCATAGATGAGGCTCACAACTTAGCTGATTCCTTGACTAACATGTACAACTCAAAGATCACGTCTTCTCAG TTGAAGACAGTCCTTTCCCACCTGGATGAATACCTTAACAGATTTCACAATGTTGTGGGAGCTGCGAATCGACGATACATCCAGACCTTGACAGTTTTAACAAGGTCTTTCATACGTGTTTTGATCAATAATCAAGATGGTGCCAGCACTATGTCTTCTATGACCATAAACCAATTCTTGTTTTCCCTTGACATTGATAATATAAACATAGTAAAACTTTGTCAGTTTGTGAAAGAAAGCAATATAATCCACAAG GTTAgtggatatgcaaacaagttAACTAGCATCGAAAATCAGTTTGATCTCCGGCTCCATGATGAAGGAAGCAGTATAGCATGCTTTCAGGCAttggttgacttcatatgctCCCTTCTGAATGGCAATGACGATGGAAGAATCATAGTTGCAAAGCAAAAGCTAGGTGGACAACCCGATGAAGCATATCTTAAATTTGTGATGCTTTGTGCAGATAAAATATTTTCCGAG GTTACACGGGATGCTTATGCTGTTATCCTGGCTGGTGGAACCCTCCAGCCTATTGAAGAAACTAGGCTACGCTTGTGTCCAAGCTTACCACCAACTGACATAAAATTCTTCACTTGCAACCATATTGTTCCTCCTGAGAGTATTCTTCCAATAGCGGTTACACGTGGACCCTCAGGCATGACATTTGATTTCAGCTACAATTCAAGGAGCTCTCCTTCGATG ATTGAAGAGCTTGGACGTTTCATTTGTAATATCATAACAGTTGTGCCTGAGGGAGTTGTTATGTTTTTTTCTTCATATGATTATGAAAGGCGTGTATATGATGCATGGATGACCGCAGGCACAATTTCCAAGATTTCTAAAAAGAAACATGTTTTCAGAGAGCCAAGGAACAGTGCTGATGTTGAGGCTGTCCTCAACAAATACAAGGAGACAATTGAGTCCTGTAGTAAAATTTCCCAAGACACAGGTGTCAGTGGGGCACTTCTATTAGCCGTTGTTGGTGGGAAGATTTCTGAAGGCATAAACTTCAGCAATGGGATGGGTCGTTGTGTAATAATGGTTGGCTTGCCTTATCCAAGTCCATCTGATGTTGAGCTGATAGAGACGATAAAGCATATCGAAAGTATTTCTAGCTCAtttttggttggagatgataaggccTCAAGCAGAAaatatgatgatgaatgtgaactTCAGCCTGGTTATGATATATTACGGAAGTGCACTAGAGGTGGAAGAGAGTATTATGAGAACTTATGCATGAAAGCTGTGAATCAATCTATTG GCAGAGCGATCAGGCACATAAATGATTATGCTGCAATGCTATTGGTTGACTCACGTTATGCACAGACTTCATCAACCAAGAATTTTTCCTGCCCGACTGATAAGCTTCCTCAATGGATAAAAGCACGACTCTCTTGTGCTCAAAACTATGGAGAAGTTCATAGATCATTGCATCAGTTCTTCAAATTCAATAAAcaaaaatgttga